One segment of Onychomys torridus chromosome 3, mOncTor1.1, whole genome shotgun sequence DNA contains the following:
- the LOC118580310 gene encoding killer cell lectin-like receptor 2 has product MSDEITYTTVRFQKTSSELQNRGRADETQGPREADHREWSVPWHLIAIPLGILCSILLVTVAMLVKHIFQYNQEKHELQKALNNLHQEYSTMQNASYLMEEMWKTKSVECDACKDHLVSLNRKQNYYGEINVVLDCKQLTGKRVEGHWFCAGIKCYYFITDEKHWSGCEQTCQNCSLSFLNIEDNDELKFLQLQIKPGSYWIGLSYNKEKSKWQWIGDSPSKLDLNTMKLNHNTGRCAFLSRARLENESCDKTYTCICEKRLDKFPDSFFSRN; this is encoded by the exons ATGAGTGATGAGATCACTTATACAACTGTGAGGTTCCAGAAGACTTCTTCGGAGTTGCAGAACAGAGGAAGGGCTGATGAGACCCAAGGGCCCAGAGAAGCTGACCACAGAG aGTGGTCAGTCCCTTGGCACCTCATTGCAATACCTTTGGGAATTCTTTGTTCCATTCTGCTGGTGACAGTTGCCATGTTGGTGAAACACA TTTTTCAGTATAATCAAGAAAAACATGAATTGCAGAAAGCTCTAAATAATCTCCATCAAGAGTACAGCACCATGCAAAATGCAAGCTACTTAATGGAAGAAATGTGGAAAACTAAGTCTGTAGAGTGTGATGCCTGCAAAGACCATCTTGTTTCCCTCAACAGAAAACAGAATTACTATGGGGAAATTAATGTTGTTTTAGATTGCAAACAGCTCACAG GAAAACGTGTTGAAGGACACTGGTTCTGCGCTGgcataaaatgttattatttcatCACGGACGAAAAACACTGGAGTGGATGTGAACAGACCTGCCAGAATTGCAGTTTATCCTTTTTGAATATAGAGGATAATGATGAATTG aagTTTCTTCAGCTTCAAATTAAGCCAGGCAGTTACTGGATTGGATTATcatataacaaagaaaaaagcaaatggCAATGGATTGGTGACAGCCCATCTAAACT TGACTTGAACACAATGAAATTGAATCATAATACTGGAAGATGTGCATTTTTATCTAGAGCAAGACTAGAAAATGAGTCCTGTGATAAAACCTACACCTGCATCTGTGAGAAGAGACTGGATAAATTCCCTGATTCATTCTTCAGCAGGAACTAA